The following are encoded in a window of Elusimicrobiota bacterium genomic DNA:
- the pgsA gene encoding CDP-diacylglycerol--glycerol-3-phosphate 3-phosphatidyltransferase: MNLANQLTMARIIMALAMFLALMHSNPVWHVAALGLYATALVTDWVDGYVARSTNTTSAFGKIADPIADKILVLGALIALIQRRELDIPPWGVFLIVARDLLLGGVRTLAAVQGKVMAAEKWGKWKMGVQSGAVALMLVILVAIDNFAGAPSWLARLPYPLTVLCVVFTWASAYFY; this comes from the coding sequence GTGAATCTGGCCAACCAGTTGACCATGGCCCGCATCATCATGGCCTTGGCCATGTTCCTCGCGCTCATGCATTCCAACCCGGTCTGGCACGTCGCCGCCCTGGGGCTCTACGCGACCGCGCTGGTCACGGACTGGGTGGACGGCTACGTGGCGCGTTCGACCAACACCACCAGCGCCTTCGGCAAGATCGCCGACCCGATCGCGGACAAGATTCTCGTCCTGGGCGCCCTCATCGCCCTCATCCAGAGGCGGGAGCTCGACATCCCGCCCTGGGGAGTGTTCTTGATCGTGGCGCGCGACCTCTTGTTGGGCGGGGTGCGTACCCTGGCCGCGGTCCAGGGCAAGGTCATGGCCGCGGAGAAGTGGGGCAAATGGAAGATGGGAGTCCAGAGCGGCGCGGTCGCGCTGATGCTGGTCATCCTCGTCGCCATCGATAACTTCGCCGGCGCCCCGTCCTGGCTGGCCCGCCTGCCCTACCCTCTCACCGTCCTCTGCGTCGTGTTCACCTGGGCCAGCGCCTACTTCTATT
- a CDS encoding DUF4115 domain-containing protein, translating into MDPDRTSAQTPAPTPAPAPVTPGAPPFPPEGQDGVASAPPLAPAQEVGASLSAARLSRGYSLESVSQHTRIPRKFLEALEAGRFDDLPAPVYLRSFLADYCEYLEFEFRPLWDKLHPAPTANAAPAPSTKGLPDDVGHGGPAGLDAATAAPAQGHPAQAPAALDLRAAPYIGALFSALGGVGLSLAFAAALIWWSARGRPAGGPPSEESLRPQALLPLRQVITPKLVLLCRDETWVSVQADGVVLFAGRLPKNARQEFQAQKLIVLRAPVPEHLALTLNGAPYRLPRPDGTGEYRIVSP; encoded by the coding sequence ATGGACCCGGATCGGACCTCTGCCCAGACCCCCGCCCCGACGCCCGCGCCGGCCCCCGTGACGCCCGGCGCTCCTCCTTTTCCCCCGGAGGGTCAGGACGGCGTCGCCTCGGCGCCGCCGTTGGCGCCCGCGCAGGAAGTAGGCGCGAGCCTCTCGGCGGCCCGCCTATCCCGAGGCTACTCCCTGGAGTCGGTCAGCCAGCACACCCGCATCCCGCGCAAGTTCCTGGAGGCTCTCGAGGCCGGCCGCTTCGACGACCTGCCGGCGCCGGTGTATCTGCGCAGCTTTCTGGCGGACTATTGCGAGTACCTCGAGTTCGAATTCCGGCCGCTCTGGGACAAGCTCCATCCCGCCCCGACCGCCAACGCCGCCCCTGCGCCGTCCACCAAGGGACTGCCTGATGACGTCGGGCACGGCGGCCCTGCCGGGCTCGACGCCGCGACGGCTGCGCCTGCCCAGGGACATCCGGCGCAAGCGCCGGCGGCGCTGGACCTGCGAGCTGCGCCTTACATCGGCGCCCTCTTCTCCGCGCTGGGCGGCGTCGGCCTCAGCCTGGCCTTCGCCGCGGCCCTCATCTGGTGGTCCGCGCGCGGGCGCCCGGCTGGCGGGCCCCCATCCGAGGAAAGCCTCCGGCCGCAGGCGCTGCTGCCCCTGCGCCAGGTCATCACGCCGAAGCTGGTCCTCTTGTGCCGGGACGAGACCTGGGTCAGCGTCCAAGCGGACGGGGTCGTCCTCTTCGCCGGCCGCCTCCCGAAGAACGCGCGGCAGGAGTTCCAGGCGCAGAAGCTCATCGTGCTGCGGGCCCCGGTCCCCGAGCACCTGGCCCTCACCCTCAACGGCGCGCCCTACCGTCTGCCGCGGCCCGACGGGACCGGGGAGTATCGGATAGTATCCCCGTGA
- a CDS encoding outer membrane lipoprotein carrier protein LolA: protein MRTLAALLVMSLALPSAAATKGKRPRSKAGAPEVAVSTPSAGTSLPLYPATTETLTVPLVLERFERFDRDLRALSAAFLQSVRSEDTGQTQMVAGTLAYGKKDRLRIEHRTPEAQTLVCDGSRVWVWRPANGQVIRSKLEEWKRSQPLAQGLLDFGNYADLLKRYDVTLSTVSAPDADGHRNLALDLKPRARAGGPGGDFLLTLRLSTRDFFPIDSELRVGSVSARTVFSEVRFNPELPQTQFQFTPPAGADVLDFPASPR from the coding sequence ATGAGAACTTTGGCTGCGCTGCTCGTCATGTCCTTGGCTCTCCCGTCCGCTGCGGCGACGAAAGGCAAGCGGCCGCGCTCCAAAGCCGGCGCGCCCGAGGTCGCCGTCTCCACGCCGAGCGCCGGGACCTCGCTGCCTCTCTATCCCGCCACCACCGAGACGCTCACCGTGCCTCTGGTGCTGGAACGCTTCGAGCGGTTCGACCGCGACCTGCGCGCGCTCTCCGCGGCCTTCCTGCAGTCCGTCCGCTCGGAAGACACGGGCCAGACTCAAATGGTGGCCGGGACCTTGGCCTACGGCAAGAAGGACCGCCTGCGCATCGAGCACCGGACCCCGGAGGCCCAGACCTTGGTCTGCGACGGCTCGCGGGTCTGGGTCTGGCGTCCGGCCAACGGTCAGGTCATCCGCTCCAAGCTCGAAGAGTGGAAGAGGTCCCAGCCCCTCGCTCAAGGTCTCCTGGATTTCGGCAACTATGCGGATCTCCTCAAGCGCTACGACGTGACGCTGTCCACGGTCTCGGCCCCGGATGCCGACGGCCACCGCAACCTCGCTCTCGATCTTAAGCCTCGGGCCCGGGCCGGAGGCCCGGGCGGGGACTTCCTCCTGACCCTGCGCCTCTCCACGCGCGACTTCTTCCCGATCGATTCCGAACTGCGCGTGGGGTCGGTCTCGGCGCGCACCGTCTTCTCCGAGGTCCGCTTCAACCCGGAATTGCCGCAGACCCAGTTCCAATTCACTCCGCCCGCTGGGGCGGACGTCCTCGACTTCCCGGCCTCCCCGCGCTGA
- a CDS encoding DNA translocase FtsK 4TM domain-containing protein: MREPSHRYYARASRISKSRRARWNLASAVGSAVLALYLCWLVLVPALSGSAGQWANEHLRGLFGNAVFLIPVIIACGLYRFFKEGRAAGIVVMGVAALVSLASAAGVLAVSAHPFGASPSAAGGVLGSGLGDGLANALGGFGAFIVCAALLLFTLQAVLGLRLSAAAAWLTAVVADDLQRWRRARQELAGRVERAPKGDAAIKDAAPAPPPQTASPVEPVNVVEERAAAKARPAKGAEKPRRPATAGRYQVPPLDLLRPRPAAANTGKPLESEIKSAILALEQTFKDFKIEARVTGYAPGPVITRYEVTPAPGVKVSAFVTLQKDIARALKAKGIRIIAPIPGKDAVGIEIPNARPALVVLREVLESPALPPDASLLTFAVGLSASGEAMSADLQKMPHLLVAGATNSGKSVFVHSLILSILYRARPDEVKFLLIDPKRLELTFYEGIPHLFDPIVPADKVTVVTSPKEAANSLSNLVKIMESRYARFQLYGVRNIDGYNKEADKRGEPREYFIVVVIDELADLMLVAGGKVEDNIQRLAQMARAVGIHMVLATQRPSVDIITGVIKANLPCRVAMQVISQVDSKVILDIMGAETLQGRGDMLYRSAGSQSPERCQGAYVTEEEINQVVAHLRGQGKPDYPELETMPKPGEADLASFGVTALEFSQALKLVLERRRVSQDLLKSQFGSSARATNILSLLEVKGLIHKPDGSNRWEIHFDEIEACLRADFPQVPINEGKR, from the coding sequence ATGAGAGAGCCCTCTCACCGCTACTACGCCAGAGCCTCCCGCATCTCCAAGAGCCGGCGCGCCAGGTGGAACCTGGCCTCGGCGGTCGGTTCTGCGGTCCTCGCTCTCTACCTCTGCTGGCTGGTCCTCGTCCCGGCGCTCTCCGGCAGCGCCGGCCAGTGGGCCAACGAGCACCTCCGCGGGCTGTTCGGCAATGCGGTATTCCTCATCCCCGTCATCATCGCATGCGGGCTGTACCGGTTCTTCAAGGAAGGCCGCGCGGCCGGGATCGTCGTCATGGGCGTCGCCGCTCTTGTCTCTTTGGCCTCGGCTGCGGGCGTCCTCGCCGTTTCGGCGCATCCCTTCGGCGCCTCCCCGTCGGCCGCAGGGGGGGTGCTGGGCAGCGGCCTGGGCGACGGGCTCGCCAACGCCCTGGGCGGCTTCGGGGCCTTCATCGTCTGCGCGGCCCTGCTCCTGTTCACCCTGCAGGCCGTCCTGGGCCTGCGGCTCTCGGCCGCGGCGGCGTGGTTGACGGCCGTGGTCGCCGATGATCTCCAAAGATGGCGGCGCGCCCGGCAAGAGCTCGCCGGCCGCGTAGAACGCGCCCCGAAAGGGGACGCGGCGATCAAGGACGCAGCCCCCGCCCCGCCGCCCCAGACCGCCTCTCCGGTCGAGCCGGTCAACGTCGTGGAAGAGAGAGCGGCCGCCAAGGCCCGACCCGCCAAAGGCGCTGAGAAGCCGCGGCGCCCCGCGACAGCGGGCCGATACCAGGTCCCGCCCCTGGACCTGCTCCGGCCGCGCCCGGCCGCGGCCAACACGGGCAAGCCTCTCGAAAGCGAGATCAAGTCCGCCATCCTAGCCTTGGAGCAGACCTTCAAGGATTTCAAGATCGAGGCCCGGGTCACGGGCTACGCGCCCGGCCCCGTCATCACCCGCTACGAGGTAACCCCGGCGCCTGGGGTCAAGGTCAGCGCTTTCGTCACTCTCCAGAAGGACATCGCCCGGGCGCTCAAGGCCAAGGGCATCCGCATCATCGCCCCCATCCCGGGCAAGGACGCGGTGGGCATCGAGATTCCCAACGCCCGGCCGGCCCTGGTGGTCCTGCGCGAGGTCCTGGAGAGCCCGGCGCTGCCGCCGGACGCGTCGCTGCTGACCTTCGCCGTAGGCCTCTCCGCCTCGGGCGAGGCGATGTCGGCGGACCTGCAGAAGATGCCGCACCTGTTGGTCGCCGGGGCCACCAACTCCGGCAAGTCCGTGTTCGTCCATTCTTTGATCCTCTCCATCCTCTACCGGGCCCGGCCCGACGAGGTCAAGTTCCTGCTCATCGACCCCAAGCGCCTCGAGCTGACTTTCTATGAGGGCATCCCTCATCTCTTCGACCCCATCGTGCCGGCGGACAAGGTCACGGTGGTCACCAGCCCGAAGGAAGCCGCCAACTCCCTCTCCAACCTGGTCAAGATCATGGAGAGCCGCTACGCCCGCTTTCAGCTCTACGGCGTGCGCAACATCGATGGCTACAACAAGGAAGCGGACAAGCGGGGCGAGCCCCGGGAGTACTTCATCGTGGTGGTCATCGACGAGCTGGCCGACCTCATGCTCGTGGCCGGCGGCAAGGTCGAGGACAACATCCAGCGTCTGGCCCAGATGGCCCGGGCCGTGGGCATCCACATGGTGCTGGCCACGCAGCGCCCCTCGGTGGACATCATCACCGGGGTCATCAAGGCCAACCTCCCTTGCCGCGTCGCCATGCAGGTCATCTCGCAAGTGGACTCCAAGGTCATCCTCGACATCATGGGCGCCGAGACCTTGCAGGGCCGCGGCGACATGCTCTACCGCAGCGCGGGCTCGCAGTCGCCGGAGCGCTGCCAAGGCGCCTACGTCACCGAGGAAGAGATCAACCAGGTCGTGGCCCATCTGCGCGGCCAGGGCAAGCCTGACTACCCGGAGCTCGAGACCATGCCCAAGCCGGGAGAGGCGGACCTCGCCTCCTTCGGCGTGACCGCGCTGGAGTTCTCCCAGGCCTTGAAGCTGGTGCTGGAGCGCCGCCGCGTCTCCCAGGACCTGCTCAAGAGCCAGTTCGGCTCCTCGGCCCGCGCCACCAACATCCTGAGCCTCCTGGAAGTCAAGGGCCTCATCCACAAGCCCGACGGCTCCAACCGCTGGGAGATCCATTTCGACGAGATCGAGGCCTGCCTGCGCGCCGATTTCCCGCAAGTCCCCATCAACGAGGGGAAACGCTGA
- a CDS encoding acetyl-CoA carboxylase has product MSAKNAKQDPCDGVLPKLKEVYGFMTENNLETVEVEEPGLKLRLVRRAAVAPAQVPVPVFVGGTGAAPASAAPAAPVEAGMPAGCSAVKSSMMGIFYRAPTPSSPPFAKEGDSVKPNQVLCIIEAMKVFNELKAEFAGTVVKVLVENGKPVKAGQDVFWIQRA; this is encoded by the coding sequence ATGTCAGCCAAGAATGCCAAGCAGGACCCCTGCGACGGGGTCCTGCCTAAGCTCAAGGAAGTCTACGGCTTCATGACCGAGAACAACCTCGAGACGGTCGAGGTGGAGGAGCCGGGCTTGAAACTCCGCCTAGTGCGGCGCGCGGCCGTGGCTCCGGCCCAAGTACCCGTCCCGGTCTTCGTCGGCGGGACGGGCGCGGCGCCAGCCTCGGCGGCCCCCGCGGCGCCCGTTGAAGCAGGCATGCCCGCCGGCTGCAGCGCCGTAAAGTCCAGCATGATGGGGATCTTCTACCGGGCCCCGACTCCGTCGAGCCCGCCCTTCGCCAAGGAAGGCGACAGCGTCAAGCCCAACCAAGTCCTCTGCATCATCGAGGCCATGAAGGTGTTCAACGAGCTCAAGGCGGAGTTCGCGGGCACCGTGGTCAAGGTCCTGGTGGAGAACGGCAAGCCGGTCAAGGCCGGCCAAGACGTCTTCTGGATCCAGCGGGCGTGA
- a CDS encoding polyribonucleotide nucleotidyltransferase, whose protein sequence is MSDIQKISLQETVGGKTITLQTGTIAKQAGGSATAHLGDTVTLSAATAAWTAKTGDFVPLTSEYRERTYAAGRIPGGFFKRETRPREKETLTARQIDRPIRPLFPKSWRFETMVHTLVLSTDLQNDSDVVAINSASTALMLSDIPWAGPVAAVRIARINGELVLFPTFEERDGAEMELVVAGKKGALLMVEGSANEVPEEVFTQALETASAAIEKLCDLQLKLVAASEAAGRKIVKREIVKVERPAAVVDFVTKKIHDGILAVLHAKHPTKETFSAAVDAVWEPVVKELEAIKDTASPLFGGQAHVSAIADDILHKEGRRVIVEEGLRPDGRKFDEIRQITINMGVLPRVHGSVLFTRGQTQALVTATLGTPGDMQVMDELEGEYKERFLLHYNFPGFSVGECKPERGPGRREIGHGALARRSLAVLLPDAEQFSYTIRLVSEILESNGSSSMASVCGGSLALFDAGVPMKAACAGIAMGLVLEGEKYAILTDIAGLEDHNGDLDFKVAGTTKGITGFQMDMKVEGLKLSILKEALEQARRGRLFLLEKMNAALAEPRPELSVYAPRLLRLQIPVSKIGALIGPGGKNIRRMIETYGVEIDVEDDGSVFIGGVEADGCAKAQAEVEALTLEAEVGKIYKGRVVSIKEFGAFVEIFPGKEGLLHISQIDVKRVARVEDALREGDEVEVKCLEVDSDGKIRLSRKAVLSPGSEGVLEPRPPRRDGPGGRPRHGGGGGGRGRR, encoded by the coding sequence ATGAGCGACATCCAGAAGATAAGCCTACAGGAGACTGTGGGCGGAAAGACCATCACGTTGCAGACCGGGACCATCGCCAAGCAGGCGGGCGGATCCGCGACCGCGCACCTCGGCGACACCGTCACCCTTTCGGCGGCCACGGCCGCCTGGACCGCGAAGACCGGGGACTTCGTCCCGCTGACCTCCGAGTACCGGGAGCGCACCTACGCCGCGGGCCGCATCCCCGGCGGCTTCTTCAAGCGCGAGACCCGGCCCCGTGAGAAGGAGACTTTGACCGCGCGCCAGATCGACCGGCCCATCCGGCCGCTCTTCCCCAAGTCCTGGCGCTTCGAGACCATGGTCCACACCTTGGTCCTTTCCACGGACCTTCAGAACGACTCGGACGTGGTGGCCATCAACAGCGCCTCCACGGCCCTGATGCTCTCGGACATCCCCTGGGCCGGGCCCGTGGCCGCGGTGCGCATCGCGCGCATCAACGGCGAGCTGGTGCTCTTCCCGACCTTCGAGGAGCGCGACGGCGCCGAGATGGAGCTGGTGGTGGCGGGAAAGAAGGGCGCGCTCCTCATGGTCGAGGGCAGCGCCAACGAAGTCCCTGAAGAGGTCTTCACCCAGGCCCTGGAGACCGCTTCCGCGGCCATCGAGAAGCTCTGCGACCTCCAGCTCAAGCTGGTCGCGGCCAGCGAGGCCGCCGGGCGCAAGATCGTCAAGCGCGAGATCGTCAAGGTGGAGCGGCCGGCCGCCGTGGTCGACTTCGTCACCAAGAAGATCCACGACGGGATACTCGCGGTCCTGCACGCCAAACATCCCACCAAGGAGACCTTCTCCGCCGCGGTCGACGCGGTCTGGGAGCCGGTGGTCAAGGAACTCGAGGCCATCAAAGACACCGCCTCGCCGCTCTTCGGCGGTCAGGCCCACGTCTCGGCCATCGCCGACGACATCCTGCACAAGGAGGGACGGCGCGTCATCGTCGAGGAAGGCCTGCGGCCGGACGGCCGCAAGTTCGACGAGATCCGGCAGATCACCATCAACATGGGAGTCCTGCCGCGCGTACACGGCTCGGTGCTCTTCACCCGCGGCCAGACCCAGGCCCTGGTCACCGCGACCTTAGGGACCCCGGGCGACATGCAGGTCATGGACGAGCTCGAGGGCGAGTACAAGGAGCGCTTCCTACTGCACTACAACTTCCCCGGCTTCTCGGTCGGAGAATGCAAGCCCGAGCGCGGCCCGGGACGCCGCGAGATCGGCCACGGCGCGCTGGCCCGCCGCTCGCTGGCGGTCCTGCTGCCCGACGCAGAGCAGTTCTCCTACACCATCCGTCTGGTCTCGGAGATCCTGGAATCCAACGGCTCCTCCTCCATGGCCTCGGTCTGCGGCGGGTCTTTGGCGCTCTTCGACGCGGGCGTGCCCATGAAGGCCGCCTGCGCCGGCATCGCCATGGGCTTGGTGCTCGAAGGCGAGAAGTACGCCATCCTCACCGACATCGCGGGGCTCGAGGACCACAACGGCGACCTGGACTTCAAGGTGGCCGGCACGACCAAGGGCATCACGGGCTTCCAGATGGATATGAAGGTCGAGGGCCTCAAGCTATCCATCCTCAAGGAGGCCCTGGAACAGGCCCGCCGCGGCCGGCTCTTCCTCCTCGAAAAGATGAACGCCGCGCTCGCCGAGCCCCGCCCGGAGCTGTCGGTCTACGCCCCGAGGCTGCTGCGCTTGCAGATCCCCGTGTCAAAGATCGGCGCGCTCATCGGCCCCGGCGGCAAGAACATCCGCCGCATGATCGAGACCTACGGGGTCGAGATCGACGTGGAAGACGACGGCTCGGTCTTCATCGGAGGCGTGGAGGCGGACGGCTGCGCCAAGGCCCAGGCCGAAGTCGAGGCCCTGACTTTGGAGGCCGAGGTGGGCAAGATCTACAAGGGGCGCGTGGTCTCCATCAAGGAGTTCGGCGCTTTCGTGGAGATCTTCCCGGGCAAGGAAGGCCTCCTGCACATCTCCCAGATCGACGTCAAGCGCGTCGCCCGCGTGGAAGACGCGCTCCGAGAAGGCGACGAGGTCGAGGTCAAGTGCCTCGAGGTCGACAGCGACGGCAAGATCCGGCTCTCGCGCAAGGCCGTGCTCTCCCCGGGCTCCGAAGGAGTCCTGGAGCCGCGGCCGCCTCGCCGCGACGGCCCCGGCGGCCGGCCGCGGCACGGAGGAGGAGGCGGCGGCCGGGGGCGACGCTAA
- the rpsO gene encoding 30S ribosomal protein S15 codes for MITKENRTDIVKKYSKKTGDTGSPQVQVALLTERIKYISAHLKGNKKDYATQVGLLRLVGQRRRLLDYLKKKDLAAYGTLVKQLDLRK; via the coding sequence ATGATAACGAAAGAGAATAGAACCGATATCGTGAAGAAATACTCCAAGAAGACTGGAGATACGGGCAGCCCCCAGGTCCAAGTGGCCCTGCTGACCGAGCGCATCAAGTACATCTCCGCCCACCTCAAGGGCAACAAGAAGGACTACGCCACCCAAGTCGGCCTCCTGCGCCTGGTCGGACAGCGACGCCGGCTCCTCGATTACCTCAAGAAGAAGGACTTGGCCGCTTACGGGACCTTGGTCAAGCAGCTCGACCTGAGGAAATAA
- a CDS encoding PAS domain S-box protein — protein MGFPIPPASEPFEAIVAQAPLIIFGIDAQGRFTFSTGRGLATLGLSPGEAVGRSALEFYQDSPGVLADLSRALQGEDFSSVVPIGELWWETSYHPVFTAAGRLKAVVGLALDVTSRHRVEAELIQSERRFRTVIDTMQEGFYLTDREGKRLFANKALARIYGRQNPSDLLGQSFLDRVAPHMREGIKARFQEAMRTGVFPERVEIEFLRDDGSRGLMELDPTPVYDDGKLAGACGVARDVTERRKAEETLRLTQFAVDRCSMPIYWVARDAHLEYVNDAACTSLGYTREEMLRLSIHDMDPDLPASRWQEHWEKSKREGILRIETKLRAKDGRIFPVEVTINHMEFGGKEYHFSFVHDISERREAEARIRQSQEMLRLVLDLIPQRVFWKDRQSRYLGCNQAFLKDAGLSDLAQILGQDDFQMSWKESARRHRADDEEVMSSGRPKLGYEEAQAKPDGTQAWLRTSKLPLKDAEGRIIGVLGTSEDISARKDAERALRMMHFAMEHTSDAVMWAEPSGRVRYANPAACRHLGYSGEAILKMTMADIDADHDPRAWEAQWRRLRQEGYLKFEARQRAQDGRVIPVEISVNHVQFEGEEFSVSFTRDISERRQAEGERARLLEFEKKARAEAEASSLAKDEFLAIVSHELRTPMTAILGWNWLLRSGDLSPVERDRAMEVIDRNMQLQKQIIEDLLDISSLARKQLTLRRQIVDLGGVVAEAGAELKSAAQAKSLRLDCAPVLGLTVEADPQRLRQIFWNLISNAVKFTPDGGTVTVQLSQESSAAVVSVEDSGPGISPDFYPHLFDLFQQQEDSLTRMHRGLGLGLAIAKRLVDLHGGTVSVAPPAPGRGARFTVSLPLAAAPRAAAPDRPAAAPEAGPPIRRLLQGVRILVVEDDDDTRGMLISALSYCGAETRGAATAAEGFALFTRDGADVLISDIAMSGEDGYGLLRRIRALKPEQGGQVPAAALTAYASSEDRTKALRAGFQICLPKPVDPAELVTVVNTLTQKPGA, from the coding sequence GTGGGATTCCCGATACCGCCGGCGTCGGAGCCGTTCGAAGCGATCGTCGCGCAGGCCCCGCTCATCATCTTCGGCATCGACGCGCAGGGGCGCTTCACGTTCTCCACCGGCCGCGGGCTCGCCACGCTGGGCCTGTCGCCCGGTGAAGCGGTCGGCCGGTCGGCGCTGGAGTTCTACCAGGACTCGCCCGGCGTCCTGGCGGACCTGAGCCGGGCCTTGCAGGGCGAGGATTTCTCTTCCGTGGTGCCGATCGGCGAGCTCTGGTGGGAGACCTCCTACCACCCCGTCTTCACCGCGGCCGGCAGGCTCAAGGCGGTCGTGGGCCTGGCCCTGGACGTCACGTCGCGCCACCGCGTGGAGGCTGAGCTCATCCAATCCGAGCGGCGCTTCCGCACCGTCATCGACACCATGCAGGAGGGCTTCTACCTGACCGACCGGGAGGGCAAGCGGCTCTTCGCCAACAAGGCCCTGGCGCGCATCTACGGCCGGCAGAATCCCTCCGACCTGCTGGGCCAGAGCTTCCTCGACCGCGTGGCCCCGCACATGCGCGAAGGCATCAAGGCCCGGTTCCAGGAGGCCATGCGCACCGGGGTCTTCCCCGAGCGCGTGGAGATCGAGTTCCTGCGCGATGACGGCAGCCGCGGGCTCATGGAGCTCGACCCCACGCCGGTCTACGATGACGGCAAGCTCGCGGGAGCCTGCGGCGTGGCGCGCGACGTCACCGAGAGGCGCAAGGCCGAGGAGACTCTGCGCCTCACCCAGTTCGCCGTGGACCGCTGCTCCATGCCGATCTACTGGGTCGCCCGAGACGCGCATCTGGAGTATGTCAACGACGCCGCCTGCACGTCGCTGGGCTACACCCGCGAGGAGATGCTGCGCCTGAGCATCCACGACATGGACCCGGATCTCCCGGCCTCCCGCTGGCAAGAGCATTGGGAGAAGTCCAAGCGCGAGGGCATCCTGCGCATCGAGACTAAGCTCCGCGCCAAGGACGGACGGATCTTCCCGGTCGAGGTCACCATCAACCACATGGAGTTCGGGGGCAAGGAATACCACTTCTCCTTCGTCCACGACATCTCCGAGCGCAGAGAGGCGGAAGCGCGCATCCGCCAATCCCAGGAGATGCTGCGCCTGGTCCTCGACCTCATCCCCCAGCGGGTCTTCTGGAAGGACCGGCAGTCCCGGTATCTGGGCTGCAACCAAGCCTTCCTGAAGGACGCCGGCCTCTCCGACCTCGCGCAGATCCTGGGCCAGGACGACTTCCAGATGAGCTGGAAGGAGAGCGCCCGGCGCCACCGGGCCGACGACGAGGAGGTCATGTCCAGCGGCAGGCCCAAGCTGGGCTACGAGGAAGCTCAGGCCAAGCCGGACGGGACGCAGGCCTGGCTGCGCACCAGCAAGCTGCCGCTCAAGGACGCCGAGGGCCGGATCATCGGCGTGCTGGGCACCTCCGAGGACATCTCCGCGCGCAAGGACGCGGAGCGCGCCCTGCGCATGATGCATTTCGCCATGGAGCACACCTCGGACGCGGTCATGTGGGCCGAGCCCAGCGGCCGGGTCCGCTACGCCAATCCCGCCGCCTGCCGCCATCTGGGCTACAGCGGGGAAGCGATCCTCAAGATGACGATGGCGGACATAGACGCGGATCACGATCCCCGGGCCTGGGAGGCGCAATGGCGCAGGCTCCGGCAGGAGGGCTACCTCAAGTTCGAGGCCCGCCAGCGCGCCCAGGACGGCCGCGTCATCCCGGTGGAGATCTCTGTCAACCACGTTCAGTTCGAGGGCGAGGAGTTCAGCGTCTCCTTCACGCGCGACATATCCGAGCGCCGGCAGGCCGAGGGGGAGCGCGCCCGCCTGCTCGAATTCGAGAAGAAGGCCCGCGCCGAGGCCGAGGCCTCCAGCCTCGCCAAGGACGAGTTCCTGGCCATCGTATCCCACGAGCTGCGCACGCCCATGACCGCGATCCTGGGCTGGAACTGGCTGCTGCGCTCGGGAGACCTCAGCCCCGTGGAGCGCGACCGCGCCATGGAAGTCATCGACCGCAACATGCAGCTCCAGAAGCAGATCATCGAGGACCTGCTCGACATCTCCAGCCTGGCGCGCAAGCAGCTGACCCTGCGCCGGCAGATCGTGGACCTGGGCGGCGTGGTGGCGGAGGCCGGGGCGGAGCTGAAATCCGCGGCCCAGGCCAAGTCCCTGCGCCTGGACTGCGCGCCGGTCCTGGGGCTCACGGTAGAGGCGGACCCGCAGAGGCTGCGTCAGATCTTCTGGAACCTCATCTCCAACGCCGTCAAGTTCACCCCCGATGGGGGGACCGTGACAGTGCAGCTCAGCCAGGAGTCCTCGGCGGCGGTGGTCTCGGTCGAGGACTCGGGCCCCGGCATCAGCCCTGACTTCTATCCCCACCTCTTCGACCTGTTCCAGCAACAAGAGGATTCCCTCACCCGCATGCACCGGGGCCTGGGTCTGGGCCTGGCCATCGCCAAGCGCCTCGTCGACCTGCACGGCGGCACGGTCTCGGTCGCGCCGCCCGCCCCGGGCCGCGGCGCCAGGTTCACGGTGTCCCTGCCGCTGGCCGCGGCGCCGCGCGCGGCCGCCCCGGACCGGCCCGCGGCGGCGCCGGAGGCCGGGCCGCCCATCCGCCGGCTCCTGCAGGGCGTGCGCATCCTGGTCGTGGAGGACGACGACGACACCCGCGGCATGCTGATCTCGGCCCTATCATACTGCGGCGCCGAGACCCGGGGCGCGGCCACGGCCGCGGAAGGCTTCGCGCTCTTCACCCGGGATGGGGCCGACGTGCTCATCTCGGACATCGCCATGTCCGGCGAGGACGGCTACGGCCTGCTGCGCCGCATCCGGGCCTTGAAGCCCGAGCAAGGGGGACAGGTCCCGGCCGCGGCCCTCACCGCCTACGCCAGCTCCGAGGACCGCACCAAGGCCCTGCGCGCCGGCTTCCAGATCTGCCTGCCCAAGCCGGTGGACCCGGCCGAACTGGTAACGGTCGTGAACACCTTGACCCAGAAGCCGGGCGCCTAG